The sequence below is a genomic window from Microcebus murinus isolate Inina chromosome 4, M.murinus_Inina_mat1.0, whole genome shotgun sequence.
TGAGGTAAGCAGTATTATCcaatgttaaaatagagaaaaccaaAAATTGAAGAATTTATATTACATGACAAATTAAAAAGTCCTAATTTTCAGGAACTCAAGTCTAttgcttttctaaaattattacaGATCCAGGGGAGAAGCTTCATTTAAACTTGTGTAAAGCAATGAGGAAATTGACATAAGTCATAATGGAATTACAATGAAAGTGTCAATCATGTGTATAAATCAGGAACAAATGAAGATATATGGTTTAGATATACAGAAAAAGGGTGAAGTAAAAACCATTCCAGCAAAATCAAAGACACATTTATTAGTGTCAGTAAGCATATCATCCACGGTGCATTTTTAAGTTAGCATGAAGATAAAACGAAATGATAAAATCAGAGAAGAGGCTTAATTGAGAAATGctactatttataataataatttctaaatgaGTACAagaatatatgttaatatatgtatacatatttacacacacaGTGGGAGAACAAGAACTAATTATGTTCTAGCAATTATTCTAAACTTTTGTACATGCTTCCAGCTTCTTTAATTCAATTTTCCTAAGATTCCTGTGAAATAACTATACTTTTTTTATTAATCAGATAACATAGTATTCAAAGTTCCCAAAACAATGGATACTGCaactattacaaaaaataataatgaaataataaaatacacaatggacataaaaaagataataaacatatatacatatgcggAATTCATACACTGCATACACTCTGCTTGACAGTGGTGTGATCTTCagtataaatgacaaaaattttattttgaaaggaaacaTAATATCCATAATAGACTTATGAATGTTTAACAGCAAACTAAATGTGAGTGCCTTAATAATACTATTATCCATACCTATTTATAACATTACAGATCAATTCAAACTTTGAAACATGTTAAAAATACTTAACAGCACAATATAAGCAGATCAAAAGACTGGTGCATAACTACCACGTTCGTTACTCTTCTCTCCATTCCACATTGCAACCCTCTTAATTGACCTAACCTGTCTCCACTTTGGAATCCTGAATCCTGCTATAAAAATCtcctttatgaatttattttggaTCCCAACACTTTCCTGAGAGCCTCCTTTACATCCTtgttcctcaggctgtagatCAGGGGGTTCAGCATGGGAATCACTACAGTGTAGAACACTGTGGCCACTTTGTCAGCATCCCCACTGGTACCCGAACTGGGCCGGCAGTAAATGGAAAGGATCGTTCCATGGAAGACCACAATGGCCGTGaggtgggaggcacaggtggaAAAAGCTTTGCATCTTCCTTCTGCAGAGCGCATCCTCAGGATGGTGATGAGAATAAACAGGTAGGAAGTGAAGATGACCACGATGGTACTGATCTCATTGAAACTGGCCATAATGAACAACAGAACCTCATTCACAGTGACATCAGAGCAAGCAAGACTTAACAGAGGGGGTAGATCACAGAAGAAGTGGTTAATCACATTGGATCTATAAGATGGGATCTCAAGAGCCAAACACAAGTGGATTAGAGAGCACAGCGATCCACAGAAGTAGCAACCAGataccagttccacacagagcttCCGAGACATGGTGACCATGTACAGCAGTGGGTTACAGATGGCCACGaagcggtcataggccatgacGGCCAGCAAGAAGACCTCAGTGACTGCAAATGAGCAGAATAAGTAGAACTGCATCATGCATCCAAGGAAGGAGATGGATTTGTCTTTGTTGAGGATATTAGCCAACATCTTTGGCACAATGATTGAGGAGTAGCAGAAATCTATAAATGATAAGTGGCTGAGGAAAAAGTACATAGGGGTATGAAGCACAGAGCTCACATGAATCAATGCAGTCATACCCAGGTTGGCCAAAACTGTGACTCCATAGATGAGGAGGAACATCAGTAGTAGGAAAGCTCGCAGCTCAGGGGCATCTGATAGTCCAAGGAGAATGAATTCTGTCACAGTGGAGCAGTTTTCCATGCCCATGTCTCTGCATTGTTTGGGTTTGGAGAAAAAAGAACTTATATGTTGTTCTCCACTTTATGATCCAAGTTTAATTGTGTCTATGATCCAAGTTTAGTTGTATCTGTCTCCTATAAAAAGATAGTGGATGAAGTGGGACTGTTAACATATCAAAAAAGAATACTACCTTTggtgaaatataagaaaaattcagATATTATTTAATTGTATAACACAGATGTATCAAAATTCACAGGTCTGGGATTCAACAAAAGCATTAACATTTATATGAACTAATATGATTCTTGTAATTAGTTTTTCACAACTGAGAGTTCatcattaaatcattaaaaaagagGTAAAAGCATTATTTAATTATCCTTATTGctttgtgaaatttaaatttttcattccaggcaaattccaaatatttggatgctaggaaatattttttaaaaagtatagtacaTTCTCTCAGTTTTCCACTGAAGTAATGGGAGATATGCTTGCTTAAGTTTGTTAACCCAGAAGTGTTCATACATTGCTATTATATTTTAGAGAGAGAAAGTAGTATGGAGCtctatattaacattttctccataaaatatGCATTGTGATTTTGTTAATTACGCTCTTCAATATCAGCCACGGCTCAGGGAATTGGTACTCATCACTACAACATTATCGTAACTATGACCCATCAAACTTACAAAGATCTATTTTGTAAAGGAATTtactgctttttatttgtttgaaagaCTGATCAAAGATgtccatagaaaaattatttttaaaatgtctgatgCTGCCTTCCATAATAATTTGTGAtattaaaacatagaaataaagtGTCAAGCAAtaggaaaatgttcaaaattatactatatatgtgatgaaaatatgcagctaaataaaataattttgtataattcttggtgatataaaaatcaacaagataaaaCATAAAGGTTAAAAAGCTAGAGTATATACACAAAATAGCATGtgcaatgcacacacacactgcattgcatatttaatccttatagcatccatgaacataaatattttattcctattgTCATTTAAGGGAATTTATAATTTGCTTGAATTctcaaaatataagcattatgttgtagaagggagaaggagggtaaaattttttctaatgaGGGACTCATACATCCCAAGCCTTTGACACAGAATTAGTGTGCTAAAAGTATGAGTGGCCCCTCCTTTGTTCTCTGTTTTCCCAAACTTCTGTAGATACCTATGTGACTCTACAGGCACCAGTCAGGGCTAttcatggagaaaaaaagaactgaactAGAAAGCAAAAGAGCTGGGTATTTTTTCCAGTTACAACCTATTTCAAAGATGCACAGGATACACATACTCCCAAATCCAACTTTGGGAACAAATAATTGTTGTGATAATATGGTTTTCTCTGTTCAAATGACAAGGAAAAGTGAATTGTTTGTCTTTCCTTGAGTTCAAAGCTGTTGTAATTTTGAAAACCCTTTCCTATTTTGATGTCTAAACATGACAAATCAGGATATTAATTGCTCATAGAGCAGTGTGTCTTTTCCCATGTTGACTGTGATTCCAATAGCATATTTgtcagtgtctggagacatttgttTTTTACAACAGGGAGTGGGTGCTACTGACACATAATGCAGATGCTGCTAAATGTTCTACTATGCTCACGAGGGTACCAACCTCACAACCTCTTGCCCTCATCCCACACAACCTAACATTATCATCACCAAAATGTCTATAGCACCATAGTAGAGAAACCTGCCATAGAGACATTTCAGAGGGCTTTGCACAGAGCTAAAATGGTCACTTTTTGTATCCTGCCTCTGGGTGTTTCACTTGTCCATGTCCCTCCATGAGCAGTCCTATAGGATTCTCACTGCCACCCTCAGCATCAGGGAGACAGTCCagatggtctctgtgcagtcttCACCATCTGGCATGGATGGAGTTAgggtaagagagagagaagagggagggagagagaaagcaagcattCATCCCAATTGAGTCACACTGTTTCCCTATCTTTGATGTTTGCTTTTGCAATTGTTCCCATTTCCCATCAAGTTGTTTcttaatacataaagaaaactattttcattaAGGAGTGCTCAATACATGGCActccttaaaataatttctagttAAGAGGAGGATaaaacagatatatattttttaaattatctgataCTACTGCCCTCCTTTGCAATTCAGTTTTCACCTACATAGGACTGTAATAAATTACCAAGTGAGAAAAATACATACAGTTTCCATCTCCCTGAAgatgtttttcatttccattcctcTAATTACAAAGTATAGTCCAACCAACCAAACTGCTGGACAGATGTTGCTTCCTGTTTCTGAAAATGCTATGATGGGCAATGCTATGATCCTTATATTCACGTGTGTGTGAATCTCTGGGGCCACATTCCACAGCGTCCCAGAACAACCGCTGATCTCTGTGGAATATAAACAAGGTATCAAGGAAACCACTCTACCTCGGGACTTCAACAATTATTGACCACCGTGGAATATAAGCAGGGGGAAACAATCCAACTTGGTACATGTTATTATAATCTAACAGAGTGTATATTCAGAGTCCATGATGAATTGCATCCAAGTACTGTCTCTGTAAGCCAGTACTCACATTACctttattaaatatacaaatagttCTTATGAACTTTTTCTCCCTTATACTCAAAAGCTCCTTCCTAAAGGATATAGGGTCTGAAGCCACACAAGAGATCTTCCACATACCAGATTATAAGGGTGGGGGTAGTAAATCTCTTTTTACTGAGAATAACAGTGATTTTTCACATTTACTGAGTATTCCCTATGTGTTAGGGACTACCTTAACTACAACTATCaatatatttcatctttattaAAACAAGAAAGGTCAGTACTCTTATCCCCTTTTACAAATGAAGTGACTGAGGCACAGCAGatgtaactttcccaaagtcacacacagACCCCCGGGTAGAAAGACGCCTTATGCTGGTGATTGGTTTGTACCACCCATATGACTCTGAGGAAGAACATAGCTTCACAGAGTCTCTGGGGTGACTCACTCCCTATTGAATACTGCAGGTAATTAAAGGAGAATGTCTCAAGCATACTACTCAAGTCTGCTCCTTTATTGACTATATACAGCAATTTCAAATTGTACTATTAGTGTTCAAACCACCACCTATTAATATTTGCCTCTAGAGAAATCAAAAACTTCAAGAAATCTATAGATGCAATGTGGTACAGGTAACTAGTGTCCGTCCCATTTCTCAAAATTCTATATGTGTTTTCCTAAAACTGATCTATCTGAGAATTCCCTATGTTTGGGATGCTTTCTGGTTCCCCTTTCCAACCAGAATTCTCATATTCCCTTTCCTATCATTCTTCACAACAAGGCATTTCTCTAGTACATTCGCATCTAACTACATGAATTACTCTGATGAGGAAAACAAAGGCATCCAAAGTCTAAAACATAAGCATAACTTAAAACGTTGTGGTCCACCAggtctgaagattttttttaatcaagacaCTTCAAATCATGGTATGACTTCTTGTATCTCTGTAGCatgtgcaaatgtctttattgaaATGAATGGCATTTGGCATGTATACTAGCCAATATAACCATTACCAATTGGCTATATACTATGAGTATACATATGATATTTACATGTGTAGTATAgtatatatactcacatatacAGCAGAatgatggaaacattttttaataccTATTCCTTTTGTTGTTACTGCACCACCACACTGTTGTCACAACATGCCTCCCCATAAAAGGAGAGAGTGTTATGCCATAAAACTGAAAAGCACATCTATATAAAGAACACTATTGGCAGCAATGCCTTATGTCGCCTAAGCAACCCACTCATAGTAATGTTGCTTTTCTTATCTATCTTAGACTTACAGAGATGGGAAGTGATTTTAAAAGTTGgtttaaatgtaaatagttgATTGGAATCAATTTTATGATCACTAtccataaatggaatcatacattaataaatttgaagTGCTAAGCATTTGGTAAATGTATTTAAATCacatgagataataaattaaaaattgtattaacaagctttaataaaatcaataaattttataaaaattgcattATTTAACAAGTTGTCTCTCTGTGAAATAACAACAGGTATCCCTAACAGTTATAGGATGAGATTTAGGGAAGTCTCTGTTGTAGTAACATTCCCAGAATTTGATAAAgtatgtggggtgggggagagcacAATAACTGAATAGAAACCTCTAGCTATCTTCCCTTCACATGAACACCTAATGCAACAACTATCTGAATAAGGAACCACCTTCAGAAGGACCACATATCATCTCACCAAGGCAGTACCATGGGAGtgtgcaagagtcacagcatcaCGGGTCTCGGGGCTA
It includes:
- the LOC105861314 gene encoding olfactory receptor 5L1-like; amino-acid sequence: MGMENCSTVTEFILLGLSDAPELRAFLLLMFLLIYGVTVLANLGMTALIHVSSVLHTPMYFFLSHLSFIDFCYSSIIVPKMLANILNKDKSISFLGCMMQFYLFCSFAVTEVFLLAVMAYDRFVAICNPLLYMVTMSRKLCVELVSGCYFCGSLCSLIHLCLALEIPSYRSNVINHFFCDLPPLLSLACSDVTVNEVLLFIMASFNEISTIVVIFTSYLFILITILRMRSAEGRCKAFSTCASHLTAIVVFHGTILSIYCRPSSGTSGDADKVATVFYTVVIPMLNPLIYSLRNKDVKEALRKVLGSKINS